The DNA sequence gctcacctggaatctcccactgtggctgctgcggtacaacctgtgttgcaggccgtcactgctgctgctccagtctcccacccgcctcgagtattacctctataagagatatgttaggttttgtgatatctttgctttctgagagagccttggtctgggcaaaccctctatgggagacacaaaaacctgttgtcttgagttacctttCCGTAtttttcacaggattaacccaagtaagactccatgacaccttccagtgggcctcctacaacccatacccaatggagagaggccctggacctacctgtctatggatttcattgtggagtgtggagagtcagcctggggaaggattaagaaggggttaattgaagagggcaggtacttccccttcacacctgcttattgccagctgagTTGAAAATGTGAGACAGgagaagtgtgtttggagagagactgctgttgagctatcaaagctgagaggagcttgaagctggaaggacccctgttGCCTATGGCTTGATCCTGCTGGGTGTGCTTGCCTAAGCTTggactttgctatgttatatgCTATGGCTGAGATGCTGAGCATAATTTAAAAGGACTGTCTTATACTGctaagaagagtttttgtgttgtttgaaatgcctataaagacaaagcttgtcaattttctgttgctttttgctgaataaagccttttaagttgactgTACTGTCTCATAGCTGCTTGTTAACCCCTCGGATCCTGACAATTGGTGGAGCTATGCATTGGGCAGTTTGAGGGATACAGGCCAATCCCATGTCCTGAGTGAAAGCTGTACAGGCTGTGAAATCTTCAGAACAAgccatggaggagctaattaaacaattAGCAATGGCTAATGCCCAGGCAGTCGCTGTGCAACAGGAAACAAACCGCTTACTGGTTGAACAGCTAGCAGTGCTGCAAAAGACTTtgacccagcaggctgaaatgATGAAAGGTGATCCCGCTGTAAAGAGTGACCCCCGGAAGGTCTTTGGCCTGAATCAGCACGGGACTATAAACTGTTTAAGGCAGAAATCCTAGCCAGGCTGGGAGTGACTTTTGCTTTAAGGGCAAACCGTGTTCATGACTGGCGCTTTGACAGAGCTAAGCCTGCCCGTGCACAGCTGTATCATCTAATGCACCTGTTCCAGGATTGGCTGAAACCAGAGGAGAAGACCACCATTCAGATTGTAGAGCAAGTTGCACTGGATCGCTTTTTGCAAGGTCTTCCTAAGGAGCTGCACCAATGGGTGGCTCAGTCCGagcctcagtccctggatgagatggctgctACTGTCGAGCACTACAGTTGTGCAGAAAGTGCCCAGGAGAGTCCGTCTATTACTGGAGAGCTGGCCCGTTCTAAGGAAGTATGTTCCAGTGCCAAGATTGCACCGGTTGAACGAATGGTGTCTGCTCGGGTGTCTGACACTCCCGGTAGGAGCACCCTAAAGTTAAACTCTCCTGAGAGTCGACAAGCAGAACGGGAACCCCATGAGGTTCGTTGTTGGTCCTGCCAACAACTGGGTCATATGGCGGCCCAGTATCAAGCGAGAGGAGCCAATGGAAGGTGACATGGCTCGACATGGCTCTATGTTTGCTTTTGGCACTGGTCCCATGAACAGTCTAAGCTCACTTGAGAGTGTGGTGTGGGTTAATGGGCAGGAGGTAGTAGCACTTCTTGACTCGGGGAGTGGGGTTACCCAGCTCAGATGGGACAGGTTTCGGGGAAATCTGATACCCAGGAAAAAGATTGGAGTGGTCTCTGTACATTGGGTTGTCAAGGACTATTCAATGGCCCATGTAACCCTGTCCACAACCGCAGGAACTGCTACGCTGAGAGTTGGGGTGATCCCGGGGTTACCCCATGATTTGCTAATTAGGTGAGACTGCCCCCTATTTTGGGACTTGTGTGAACGAAAGTTGAATGGTTCAGGGGCCTCCCCTAAAAAGGAGAAACCCCCATGTGAAGTGTtaaatactgtgttgcaggaggtaaacagtaaacagtaaacagtaaacagtaaagaaaTCTGTCAGATGTGTGAACCTGCAGGAGCTGACCTAGATCCCCTGGAGGTGTTTGTAGGATTGGAGGCAAAGAGTTCTCCCTCTGGGCCTGACTTGTCATATCTTGGGGGTTCCCAAAGTGATTTCTGAAGCTCAGAAGAAGGACTCCCCTTTGATCCCCGCTAGGGAACAGGTCACATCGTTAAGTGGTGAGCCACAGCATCCTGCGCAAGATATGCGCTCTCCCCGAGTTGCTGTGCATCATGCTCTATGCTACAGGGTAGCCAAAAATCGCAAAGTGCTTAAACATGGGCATAAACCATTAGCGAGGACCCAGAGGGGGGTTGCCAACCAGTCTGCCAGGATCAGAGAGTCTAAACCTGGGGATCAAGTGCTAGCAGTTGAGCCTACTGTGGAGAGCAGGTGTCTCACGGAGGGGCAGGAACCCTCTGAGATAGTAGAAAAGGTTGGCGCTGCTCTCAGTGATAACGAAGGTAGAATCTGTGCTAGTGACTTTTTACAGCCGATGCTACCAGATGACTACATTGAGGATTGCCTGGCTGAATTCGAAAACATGGCATCATTTAAAAGGTGACTCAGAAGCCGTTGGGCTCTTTACTGTGGAGAGCAGGTGTCTCACGGAAGGGACAAGAACCCTCTGAGATAGTAGAAAAGGTTGGAGCTGCTCTCAGTGATAACGAAGGTAGAATCTGTGCTGGTGACTTTTTACAGCCGATGCTACCAGACGACTACATTGAGGACTGCCTGGCTGAATCTGAAAACATGGCATTGTTTAAAAGGGGACCCAGAAGCCGTTGGGCTGAATTGGTGCAACCGCTCCTCACAGAGGAATACCAGGAAGTGTACCGCCTAATGGAAACTTATAAAAATGACTATGATAGGTTTACAGCAGCAATCTGGTCTAGAAATGATGTGGATTCAGAGTAGGAAGAGGGCTgtgttatatgctgtggctgggatgctgagcattatttaaaaggactgtcgtatactgctaagaagagtttttgtgttgctttaactgtctataaagacaaagcttgtcaattttttgttgctttttgctgaataaagcatTTTAAGTTGACTGATCTGTCTCACGGCTGCTTGTTAACCCCTCAGATCCTGAcaggagttacccaactcccagggcaactcAGTTATTCTTatccggttcttgaaaatgtcccattgtattccacttaagaagttgcctacttctaaggaactggcttccatttttgctcaggagatctttcgcatacatgggctacccaaggtgattgtctcagacaggggtagtcaggttgtgtcccagttctggcgagccttttgtgcacagttgggaattcagcttactttctcctctgcgtatcacccgcagtctaatggggtcgcagaatcagccaatcagtccttgaagcaattcctacattgctatatttctgaccttcttaacaactggtcagacctcttaccgtgggtggagtttgctaacaatagtgccttgaattctgcttcctgattgtccccgataatggtgaactatggtttccaaccttccatgttgcctgactcatttgttccgtagagtattcctgcattagagaagcatctccgtggtctttgttccacttgggcaaaagtccaggaggctttgccacatgctaatgataggtacagactccatgctgaccgcagacacctgcctacatttttctaccaggttggggacagggtctggctgtcatctcgcaacctctgactttgtgttccctctctgaggtttgcacctcggtttattgggcctttccgtattcttcgcaggattaacccagtggcttacacattagacctttcCTTCTAATATACGTATTTCAAAtgatttcatgtctccttattaaaacctttggtctgcaaccgctttaccacctcgatgcctcgtcctcaccctgtacaggttgagaaccatgaggagtatgaagtacagtccattgttgactcctgtaggttctgtgggtgcatacagtacttggtgcattggaaggggtatggttcaGAGGATTGGATTCTGGTCCtctaagggggaggggtcattgaggagggggtactgtcagggctgggctcagcccttccttctcaaagctggccgctcatctgtcggctacttgccagctcctatctcaccacagtgactcacctgttgatgatattctactcatcagtcctacctacttaagctgtccagtccagatgatctctgctttcgccttggtcacatctctagagacgctctcctgtgttcctgttaaagacatgcttggctgacattccttctggctccagatcctgctttcttttctactacgctcatctctggctccctgacattttggcttgtctgactatccgttccggttcctgaactttggctatgttttgactacgtttactctgtttacctttttttattattattatacaaatgtgatttaactgtactattgtctcagtccgattcatggtttctgacaaccccTTAATTTGGCCAAGTGCGGTGGGTTTGGAAAAATCAGAGCAAGGCTGTAGCCTATGCTTGTTCCTatttgcagaccatcttccctacTAAAAGAGCCATAGGATAGACCTCTTATACCCCTTGATATACTGTCATTCCTATcgctggaggctgctgagaggtaatcatgtacagtatctcacaagtgagtacacccctcacatttttgtgaatattttattatatctttttatatgacaacactgaagaaatgacactttgctacaatataaagtagtgagtatacagcttgtataacatgtaaatttgctgtcccctcaaaataactcaacacatagccattaatgtctaaactgctggcaacaaaagtgagtacacccctaagtgaaatttttAAATAgggccctattagccattttccctccccagtgtcatgtgactccttagtgtcacaaggtctcaggtgtgaatggggagcaggtgtgttaaatttggtgttatcactctcactctctcatattggtcactggaagttcaacatggcacctcatggcaaagaactctctgaggatctgaaaaaaataatttttgctctacataaagatggcctaggctataagaagattgccaagaccctgaaactaagatgcagcatggtggccaagaccatacagcggtttaacgggacaggttccactcagaacaggcctcaccatggtcagccaaataagttgagtgcatgtgctcagagtcatatctagaggttgtctttgggaaatagacgtatgagtgctgccagcattgctgcagaggttgaaggggtgggtccAGCCCATCAGTACTCAGAAAATACgcatcacactgcatcaaattggtctgcatggctgttgtccctaaaggaatcctcttctaaagatgattcacaagaaagtttgctgaagacaatcagactaaagacatgggttactggaacaatatcatgtggtctgatgaaaccaagataaacttatttagttcagatggtgtcaagcttgtgtggcggcaaccaggtgaggagtataaagacaagtgtgtcttgcctacagtcaagcatggtggtgggagtgccttgctaaaggagctgatggtaaaggtgatggactggccaagcatgtctccagacctataccctattgagcatctctgggacatcctcaaacggaaggtctctaacatccaccagctctgtgatgtcatcatggaggaatggaagaggactccagtggcaacctgtgaagctctggtgaactccatgcccaagatggttaggagagtgctggaaaataatggtgaccacacaaaatattgacactttaggcccaatttggacattttcacttaggggtgtactcactttgttgccagcagtttagacattaatggctgtgtgttgagttattttgatgcaATCAAAATGCAATCAATTTATTATTGATTGCATTTATGACCACATATAAGAGATAGCGcatgtatttttattataattcttGCATATTCTGTATTCGGTTATTGGGCTGCTGCAGTTTCTGTAGATAAGTGCTTGGTAGTTGGGCCATATAAGTTACATTATAGTACAGCTTTAGAACTTTTTACGGTCTTATACACTTTATGGACCATAGTTGCATTTTTTTGCATATGAACTCTTTGCCAAGAAGATCTGCCATTCATATATCAGTACTATGTACTATGAAAGATGTGATAAAGGATATTAAACAGCAATATCTGTGTTATAGATTAAGGCATAATTAGGAAGTCAGAGGAATTTGGAAGAAGAGAAAGAGATACAGTTTGTCATAATTTTCTGATAAGATGGTGCATGCCTGATCACCCGTGATGCAGTTTCAAGAAATGGAGGAACATGGAAGTCTTGGAGTTCCCATCAAAAGTGGTGACCATTGACAAAGACAGAAGTTTGTTTGCACAGCAAAGGTCCATTGGAAATATAGAACTCCTGCAGTAGTTTTATTCCATGGGAGCATTCTTCGTTTGCACCTACACTTtcttaaaatattgttttattttggaAATTGCATCCAAAACATCTTTGTTCCTCAAGCTATAGACCAAAGGATTTACCAGTGGCACCACTGCTACATACAGTATGGAGAGCAGTTTGTCACTTGCTCTAGAACTACCACTCTCTGGTTTCATGTACAGGAATATAATTGGCCCATAGAATAATACTACAGTTGTAAGGTGCGAGGTACAGCTGGAGAAAGCTTTCAGTCGTCCGTTTGAAGATTTGATTTTTAGTATTGTAGAAATGATGTACACATAGGAGACTACAATAAAAAGGAAAGGCAAACATCCAATAAATATACTCTGCACAGTTGTCAGAATGTCCCGGTTTTTAGAGTTACTGCCAGACAGTGTACTCAGGGTTTTAAGGTCACAGAAAAAGTGGTCAATTTCATGGGAGTGACAGAATGGTAATGATGATGTAATTAAGGCATGCAACAATGAATTTAGGATACCTATAAGCCAGGAAAAGGCAACCATTACAATACACACTGCTTTGTTCATTATTAGGGAATACTGCAAAGGCTTGCATATTGCCACATAGCGGTCATAGGCCATACAAGTCAGTATGAATATATCAGCCTgtccacataataaaaaaaaatatagctgtGCAATACATGCATGGAACGTGATGCGATGGTCTTGGGTCAGATAAATTGACATCAGCTTTGGGAAAGTAACTGTGACATAGGCAATATCTGCAGAAGAGAGATTGCACAAAAAGAAGTACATCGGTGTGTGAAGCAGTGACACCACACAGACAATGGTGACAATAGTCAGATTTCCAATGACTGTAAGCAAGTACAATAATAAcagcacaataaataataatatttgtcCATTTGGAAAGATTTCAAATCCTGCAATAAAAAATTCTTTCAAAGTATGACTTGTACAATTATTCATATTGTCAacctatagaaaaataattttttcacaattttggcttttaaaaggTAAAATATATTATTCCATCAAGACAAATAACAAGATTATCAGAATGATTTATTGCATAATATACCTTTAtttttaaaaagaccaaattaagAAATTAGGAAATTTGGCCCATTACAGCAGCGCTGTTGTTATTTTAAAAAGCTGAATAAAAATCCTCCTCACAAAGCAAACAGCTGATACTTACCTGTTATAATGGCCATACCACCAATGATTACTGTGTTGAAGGTCTAAGCTTGCTGCAAAATCTGAAAATCACTTCCCCTACTGCGCTCCCCGGTCTCATTTGCTGGCCTCTTTATTAccacaggacacagtagtgatgtagCGGCCAGCAAAATAAACCACAGAACAAAGCAGGGGACCACACATCCAACACTCCTAGAAGTGAGCAGGATGCTGAAACCTCTGCAGCAAGCTTCTCTCAACTCTAAGAAGAGTGCAGCAGTGAGGGCAGCGGGACAGGCAAGTATTATTTGTTTGCTTCACTGGATTTTTTTCCTAGCTCTTTAAAAAAGTGACAGTCACTTTAAGAAATGAAATGTGTCTTTTTAGTCATCtgaaaattaatgcagctctgtccCTAAATATATTTCCTAATGTTTCCTTGttcatatataaaatattttaacaaAATTAGTAAAATTATGTCTTTCTATATTCTTAAATATTCTGAATGTCTACTTCACTATATTATTCTACCATCCGTATGccaaaataacatatatatatatatatatatatatatatatatatatatatatatatatatgttatttagttcccatttctattcttcccaagactagattccctttctcttgtgccctttggaactcccgctcagtctgcaacaaactcacctctctccatgacctctttatcgccaactcatttaacctactcgccattaccgaaacctggctccatgaatctgacactgcgtcttctgctgccctatcccatggtggtcttctctggactcactcccccagatccagtggacataAGGGAGGAGATGTCGGAATCCTTATagacccacatagcacctttcaggtacttcagccacctccctctctgtcacacttctctttcgaagcacactgtatttgttttttcactcctatttctctaaggatagctgtgatctacaggccccctggaccagtatcaacctttcttgatgacttctctgcctggctacctacTTTCTTCCCTCTGAAATCTCTACAATCCATCTCGGGGACtttaacatccctattaatactaacactcctgccccttccaaacttctcagcctaacctcctcctttgacctgaagcagtggatacatgctcctactcactccgaaggcaatatccttgacctcgttttctctcacctttgcactccatgatacctctctaactatccatttcctctctctgatcaccaccttattagtttcactctctccctctccttcacctcctctccctctaaCCGTGTTAAAGAAaccagaaacctacgtcatctgaACCCTCTACTCTAAATCTCTACTCTGCTATctacaacctctacgacaaaatctcacccctatcctgcaccaacctagccacttctgtctacaattcTTTAC is a window from the Aquarana catesbeiana isolate 2022-GZ linkage group LG03, ASM4218655v1, whole genome shotgun sequence genome containing:
- the LOC141134670 gene encoding olfactory receptor 1E16-like, which gives rise to MNNCTSHTLKEFFIAGFEIFPNGQILLFIVLLLLYLLTVIGNLTIVTIVCVVSLLHTPMYFFLCNLSSADIAYVTVTFPKLMSIYLTQDHRITFHACIAQLYFFLLCGQADIFILTCMAYDRYVAICKPLQYSLIMNKAVCIVMVAFSWLIGILNSLLHALITSSLPFCHSHEIDHFFCDLKTLSTLSGSNSKNRDILTTVQSIFIGCLPFLFIVVSYVYIISTILKIKSSNGRLKAFSSCTSHLTTVVLFYGPIIFLYMKPESGSSRASDKLLSILYVAVVPLVNPLVYSLRNKDVLDAISKIKQYFKKV